In one window of Eggerthella guodeyinii DNA:
- the rsxC gene encoding electron transport complex subunit RsxC, with protein MNATTLLSRFRRMRGAAVPHHKETADFETTVMPLPREIVLPMQQHIGALCEPVVKKGDHVDVGTLVGHAPRGLSADIFSGVSGTVKAIQPVFYSTGKTDTTVVIEADGAQTVSPDIAPPNVIDRDTLLEAMKKSGIVGLGGAGFPTDVKLAPPNLDEIDTWLVNATECEPYLSTDFREMMEHADSLLHGIRACLKLLGVPQAIICIEDDKPQAIDYMRARTSADDNIEVRALPGMYPQGAENVLVYNVTGRVVPRGKRQTDVGVMLFNVTTMSMIGHFLRTGMPLIKRRVTVTGDAVARPQNVEVVIGTRIRDIVDYCGLAKEPHKIIVGGPMMGNAQIDLDYPLVRQNGGLLVFSEEAMEQPVTTACIRCGRCTNSCPMQLSPIAIKKAYTTQDADKLDKLMADLCMGCGTCSYVCPAKQPLAQTSKLARDFMRAEMARRG; from the coding sequence ATGAACGCCACAACCTTGCTCTCGCGGTTCCGCCGCATGCGGGGCGCCGCCGTCCCCCACCACAAGGAGACGGCGGATTTCGAGACGACCGTCATGCCGCTACCGCGCGAGATCGTGCTGCCCATGCAGCAGCACATCGGCGCACTGTGCGAGCCGGTGGTGAAGAAGGGCGACCACGTTGACGTGGGCACCCTCGTCGGGCACGCGCCGCGCGGCCTGTCCGCCGACATCTTCTCCGGCGTCTCGGGCACCGTCAAAGCCATCCAGCCGGTGTTCTACTCCACCGGCAAAACCGACACCACCGTGGTCATCGAGGCCGACGGAGCGCAGACCGTCTCGCCCGATATCGCGCCGCCGAACGTCATCGATCGGGACACGCTGCTCGAGGCCATGAAGAAGAGCGGCATCGTGGGTTTGGGCGGCGCGGGCTTCCCCACCGACGTGAAGCTGGCGCCGCCCAACCTGGACGAGATCGACACATGGCTCGTGAACGCCACCGAGTGCGAGCCGTACCTGTCCACCGACTTCCGCGAGATGATGGAGCACGCCGACTCGCTGCTGCACGGCATCCGCGCCTGCCTCAAGCTGCTGGGCGTGCCGCAGGCCATCATCTGCATCGAGGACGACAAGCCCCAGGCCATCGACTACATGCGCGCCCGCACATCGGCCGACGACAACATCGAGGTGCGCGCGCTTCCCGGCATGTACCCCCAGGGCGCCGAGAACGTGCTGGTGTACAACGTCACCGGCCGCGTGGTGCCGCGCGGCAAGCGCCAGACCGACGTGGGCGTCATGCTGTTCAACGTCACCACCATGTCCATGATCGGGCATTTCCTGCGCACGGGCATGCCGCTCATCAAGCGCCGCGTCACCGTGACGGGCGATGCCGTGGCCCGTCCGCAGAACGTGGAGGTGGTCATCGGCACGCGCATCCGCGACATCGTCGATTACTGCGGGCTGGCCAAGGAGCCGCACAAGATCATCGTGGGCGGCCCCATGATGGGCAACGCGCAGATCGACCTCGACTACCCGCTCGTCCGCCAAAACGGCGGCCTGCTCGTGTTCAGCGAAGAGGCCATGGAGCAACCGGTCACCACCGCCTGCATCCGCTGCGGGCGCTGCACGAACTCGTGCCCCATGCAGCTGTCGCCCATCGCCATCAAGAAGGCGTACACGACGCAGGACGCGGACAAGCTGGACAAGCTCATGGCGGACCTCTGCATGGGCTGCGGCACCTGCTCGTACGTGTGCCCGGCCAAGCAGCCGCTCGCCCAGACGAGCAAGCTGGCACGCGACTTCATGCGCGCCGAGATGGCGAGGAGGGGCTAG
- a CDS encoding NusG domain II-containing protein encodes MKRRAGKAELLFAAAVLAVAVGGFALAHAADAAHPDGHAVATIARDGAVVDTIDLDAVDEPYTLRLDDERGVNVVAVEPGRIRVAEADCPDEVCVRTGWIDGPATPIACVPHGLTITVAREGGAADGIDAVAR; translated from the coding sequence ATGAAGCGCCGCGCGGGAAAAGCCGAGCTGCTGTTCGCCGCCGCCGTGCTGGCCGTGGCCGTCGGCGGGTTCGCGCTGGCGCACGCCGCCGACGCCGCCCATCCCGACGGGCACGCCGTGGCCACCATCGCGCGCGACGGCGCGGTCGTCGACACCATCGACCTCGATGCCGTGGACGAGCCCTACACGCTGCGGCTCGACGACGAACGCGGCGTGAACGTGGTGGCGGTGGAGCCCGGGCGCATCAGGGTCGCCGAGGCCGACTGCCCCGACGAGGTGTGCGTGCGCACGGGCTGGATCGACGGTCCCGCCACGCCCATCGCGTGCGTGCCGCACGGGCTGACCATCACCGTGGCGCGCGAAGGAGGTGCCGCCGATGGCATCGACGCCGTGGCGCGCTAG
- a CDS encoding Gx transporter family protein has protein sequence MASTPWRASAGRASAAPPTSLRVCRCALLAALALALTALESLIPIPLPVPGMKLGVANIVTVAAAFWLGPIDAAVVLGVRIVLAAFLTGQLATLPFSLVGGACALGVTLLFVRFSSTERVRLCAMVAATAHNIGQIAVAVAVTGTPEIAFYLPVLLVAGVVAGFLTGTVATAVLGRLPHPRAAAARARRVRA, from the coding sequence ATGGCATCGACGCCGTGGCGCGCTAGCGCCGGACGCGCGAGCGCCGCGCCCCCTACGAGCCTGCGCGTCTGCCGCTGCGCGCTGCTGGCGGCGCTCGCGCTCGCGTTGACCGCGCTCGAGTCGCTCATCCCAATCCCGCTGCCCGTGCCGGGCATGAAGCTGGGCGTCGCGAACATCGTGACGGTGGCGGCCGCATTCTGGTTGGGCCCCATCGACGCGGCGGTGGTGCTGGGCGTGCGCATCGTGCTGGCAGCCTTCCTCACCGGCCAGCTGGCCACGCTGCCGTTCAGCCTCGTGGGCGGCGCCTGCGCGCTGGGGGTGACGCTCCTCTTCGTCCGCTTCTCCTCGACGGAGCGCGTGCGGCTCTGCGCCATGGTGGCCGCGACCGCGCACAACATCGGGCAGATCGCCGTGGCCGTCGCGGTCACCGGCACGCCTGAAATCGCATTCTACCTGCCTGTTCTGCTGGTAGCGGGCGTGGTGGCGGGCTTTCTCACCGGCACGGTGGCCACGGCGGTGCTCGGCCGCCTCCCGCATCCGCGCGCAGCGGCCGCGCGCGCTCGACGGGTGCGCGCTTGA
- the rsxE gene encoding electron transport complex subunit RsxE encodes MMAAVNEKPSALSVFSKGLLIENPTLRQMLGLCPTLAVTTAVTNGIGMGVATTFVLVCSGIVVSLLRNIIPTTMRLPAFITVIAGFVTLTMMIIEAYLPDLNQALGIYLPLIVVNCIVLGRAEVFASKHPVKDAALDGLGMGVGFTITLILMSAIRELLGAGTLLGFPILLGIMEPMSVFIMPPGGFAVLGVLIAISVTIEMRRKRRAGEPEEDAIASQEDACASCQMCDLKEREA; translated from the coding sequence ATGATGGCAGCCGTCAACGAGAAGCCCTCGGCGCTCTCCGTGTTCAGCAAGGGGCTGCTCATCGAGAACCCCACGCTGCGCCAGATGCTGGGCCTCTGCCCCACCCTCGCCGTCACCACCGCGGTGACGAACGGCATCGGCATGGGCGTGGCCACCACGTTCGTGCTCGTGTGCTCCGGCATCGTCGTGTCGCTGCTGCGCAACATCATCCCCACCACCATGCGCCTACCCGCCTTCATCACCGTCATCGCCGGGTTCGTGACGCTCACGATGATGATCATCGAGGCGTACCTCCCCGACCTCAACCAGGCGCTCGGCATCTACCTGCCGCTCATCGTGGTGAACTGCATCGTGCTGGGACGCGCCGAGGTGTTCGCGTCGAAGCACCCGGTGAAGGACGCCGCGCTCGACGGCTTGGGGATGGGCGTGGGCTTCACCATCACGCTGATCCTCATGTCGGCCATCCGCGAGCTGCTGGGCGCAGGCACGCTGCTGGGCTTTCCCATCCTCTTAGGCATCATGGAGCCCATGAGCGTGTTCATCATGCCCCCGGGCGGCTTCGCCGTGCTGGGCGTGCTCATCGCCATCTCGGTGACTATCGAGATGCGCCGCAAGCGCCGCGCGGGCGAGCCCGAAGAGGATGCCATCGCATCGCAGGAAGACGCGTGCGCGTCGTGTCAGATGTGCGACCTGAAGGAGCGTGAGGCATAA
- a CDS encoding electron transport complex protein RnfA → MAEFAAILFSMILVNNYVLVKFLGICPFLGVSKKLDSAVGMGCAVTVVMVIATAVTWPLQQLLNTLGLGYLQTIAFILVIAVLVQMLEIVIKRFFPALHEALGVYLPLITTNCAVLGVTILAVDEGYNYPQALVCALGAGLGFLLAMVLFSGVRRRVDEAEPPKAFKGMPITLISAAFVSLSFMCFAGVVDNLFGVL, encoded by the coding sequence ATGGCCGAGTTCGCCGCGATCCTGTTCAGCATGATCCTCGTCAACAACTACGTGCTGGTGAAGTTTTTGGGCATCTGCCCGTTCCTCGGGGTGTCGAAGAAGCTCGACTCGGCCGTCGGGATGGGCTGCGCCGTGACCGTGGTCATGGTGATCGCCACCGCCGTCACCTGGCCCCTGCAGCAGCTGCTGAACACGCTGGGGCTGGGATACCTCCAAACCATCGCGTTCATCCTCGTCATCGCCGTGCTCGTGCAGATGCTCGAGATCGTCATCAAGCGCTTCTTCCCCGCGCTGCACGAGGCGTTGGGCGTGTACCTGCCGCTCATCACCACGAACTGCGCCGTGCTGGGCGTGACCATCCTCGCCGTGGACGAGGGCTACAACTATCCGCAGGCGCTGGTGTGCGCGCTCGGCGCCGGCTTGGGGTTCTTGCTGGCGATGGTGCTGTTCAGCGGCGTGCGCCGCCGCGTGGACGAGGCCGAACCGCCCAAGGCGTTCAAGGGCATGCCCATCACGTTGATCTCCGCCGCGTTCGTGTCTTTGAGCTTCATGTGCTTCGCCGGCGTGGTGGACAACCTGTTCGGCGTGCTGTAG
- a CDS encoding aminoglycoside 3'-phosphotransferase: MNLQPISIDVEEYPAAMRPYLRGASLYDSSCSPEARVIFVDRDEGLFLKTGPAVLLDREYAMTCYVHELGWAARVVEYVSDGERSWLLTEKVPGDDCAAATYLEQPARLCDALAERLALLHALNPAGCPVPDHTQRYLEVVERNHRAKRYDATLFPDNWGYADPDEAYAVVEAKRSLLRTDTLLHGDYCLPNVIFDHWEFSGFVDLGNGGVGDAHVDLFWGAWTLAFNLKTDAYRQRFFDAYGRDKVDEEKLRLVAACEVFG, from the coding sequence GTGAACTTGCAGCCGATATCCATCGACGTCGAGGAATACCCCGCAGCGATGCGCCCGTACCTGAGGGGCGCATCGCTGTACGATAGCAGCTGCTCGCCCGAAGCGCGCGTTATCTTCGTGGATCGGGACGAAGGCCTGTTCCTCAAGACGGGCCCTGCGGTCTTGCTTGACCGCGAGTATGCGATGACCTGCTATGTTCATGAGCTCGGCTGGGCGGCGCGGGTGGTGGAGTACGTCTCGGACGGCGAGCGCAGCTGGCTTCTTACCGAGAAGGTGCCCGGCGACGACTGCGCGGCGGCAACGTATCTCGAGCAGCCTGCGCGCCTGTGCGATGCGCTTGCCGAGCGGCTTGCCCTGTTGCACGCGCTCAATCCCGCCGGATGCCCCGTGCCCGACCATACGCAGCGCTACCTGGAGGTCGTCGAGCGAAACCATCGCGCGAAGCGCTATGACGCGACCCTCTTTCCCGACAATTGGGGCTATGCGGATCCGGACGAAGCGTATGCCGTCGTGGAAGCGAAGCGAAGCCTGCTGCGGACGGACACGCTCCTGCACGGCGACTACTGCCTCCCGAACGTCATCTTCGACCATTGGGAGTTCAGCGGATTCGTCGACCTCGGCAACGGAGGCGTCGGAGACGCCCACGTCGACCTGTTCTGGGGCGCCTGGACCCTGGCGTTCAACCTCAAGACCGACGCCTACCGCCAACGGTTCTTCGACGCATACGGGCGCGACAAAGTGGACGAGGAGAAGCTCCGGCTCGT
- a CDS encoding FAD:protein FMN transferase, translating into MTIILRQSRAARSPRPLGAGRALRAAMACALVGAVGMGLAAGLVGCAAGGGVAENGAGSADAATATRAFTAMDTGMTLTVHAADQAAADGAADACQQRVRELDALLAPAGEGSELARANAAGGAPVEVSASVGALVDEALDAARETGGAFDPTVYPLTDAWGFTDGNHRVPAPDEIAALLARVGYGAVQVDEAAGTITLDGGAQIDVGGVAKGFAADELSALLRERGVASALFDLGGNVTALGSKPDGSPWKVGIADPSAPDRLAGALSVQDATVSTSGAYQRFFDEGGTRYHHLLDPATGYPAASDLASVSAVGPNGARCDALSTACYVLGTEGALALWRAADGEDAFDLVLVGNDGSVRVTEGVAASFEAAEGYAGRVSIEERP; encoded by the coding sequence ATGACGATCATCCTGCGACAGAGCCGCGCCGCGCGCTCGCCCCGCCCGCTCGGGGCCGGGCGAGCGCTGCGCGCTGCGATGGCGTGCGCGCTGGTCGGCGCGGTGGGCATGGGGCTGGCGGCGGGGCTGGTCGGCTGCGCTGCGGGCGGCGGCGTGGCCGAGAACGGGGCCGGCAGCGCGGATGCAGCCACCGCCACGCGCGCGTTCACGGCCATGGACACCGGCATGACCCTCACCGTGCACGCCGCCGACCAGGCGGCGGCCGACGGGGCCGCAGACGCCTGCCAGCAGCGCGTGCGCGAGCTGGACGCGCTGCTGGCGCCCGCCGGCGAGGGCAGCGAGCTTGCGCGGGCGAACGCCGCGGGCGGCGCGCCGGTGGAGGTGTCCGCGTCCGTGGGCGCGCTCGTCGACGAGGCGCTCGACGCGGCGCGCGAGACGGGCGGCGCGTTCGACCCCACCGTGTACCCACTGACGGACGCCTGGGGCTTCACCGACGGCAATCATCGCGTTCCCGCCCCCGACGAGATTGCGGCGCTGCTGGCGCGCGTGGGCTACGGCGCCGTGCAGGTGGACGAGGCGGCGGGCACCATCACGCTGGACGGCGGCGCGCAGATCGACGTGGGAGGCGTGGCCAAGGGCTTCGCCGCCGACGAGCTGTCGGCGCTGCTGCGCGAGCGCGGCGTGGCATCGGCGCTGTTCGACCTCGGCGGCAACGTGACCGCCCTCGGATCGAAGCCCGACGGCAGCCCCTGGAAGGTGGGCATCGCCGACCCGAGCGCCCCCGACCGGCTGGCGGGCGCGCTTTCCGTGCAGGACGCCACCGTGTCCACGTCGGGCGCCTACCAGCGCTTCTTCGACGAGGGCGGCACGCGCTACCACCACCTGCTCGACCCCGCCACCGGCTATCCAGCCGCCTCCGACCTTGCGTCCGTCAGCGCCGTCGGCCCGAACGGGGCGCGCTGCGACGCGCTGTCCACCGCGTGCTACGTGCTGGGCACGGAGGGCGCGCTCGCCCTGTGGCGCGCGGCGGACGGCGAGGACGCGTTCGACCTCGTGCTCGTCGGCAACGACGGGAGCGTGCGCGTCACCGAGGGCGTCGCCGCATCGTTCGAGGCCGCCGAAGGCTACGCCGGCCGCGTGAGCATCGAGGAGCGCCCATGA
- a CDS encoding SDR family oxidoreductase, with protein sequence MGIYVITGASSGIGAKTAEILRERGHEVVNIDLNGGDINANLATKEGRASALAELHERFPEGIDAMICNAGVSGGKVPISLIISLNYFGATEMARGVFDLLEKKGGSCVVTSSNSIAQGAARMDVAGMLNNHADEDRILELVKDVDPAIGHVYYASTKYALARWVRRMSPDWGSRGVRLNAIAPGNVRTAMTSNMLPEQRAAMEAIPVPTHFGEEPLMDPIEIANSMAFIASPEASGINGVVLFVDGGTDALLNSEKVY encoded by the coding sequence ATGGGCATCTACGTCATCACCGGCGCCTCGAGCGGCATCGGCGCGAAGACGGCCGAGATCCTGCGCGAACGCGGCCACGAAGTGGTGAACATCGACCTCAACGGCGGCGACATTAACGCCAACCTCGCCACGAAGGAAGGGCGCGCAAGCGCTCTCGCCGAGCTGCACGAGCGCTTCCCCGAGGGCATCGACGCCATGATCTGCAACGCGGGCGTGTCGGGCGGCAAGGTGCCCATCTCGCTCATCATCTCGCTCAACTACTTCGGCGCCACCGAGATGGCGCGCGGCGTGTTCGACCTGCTGGAGAAGAAGGGCGGCAGCTGCGTGGTCACCTCGTCGAACTCCATCGCCCAGGGCGCGGCGCGCATGGACGTGGCCGGCATGCTGAACAACCACGCCGACGAGGACCGCATCCTCGAGCTGGTGAAGGACGTCGATCCCGCTATCGGGCACGTCTACTACGCGTCGACGAAGTACGCGCTGGCCCGCTGGGTGCGGCGCATGAGCCCCGACTGGGGCTCGCGCGGCGTGCGCCTGAACGCCATCGCGCCGGGCAACGTGCGCACCGCCATGACGTCCAACATGCTGCCCGAGCAGCGCGCCGCCATGGAGGCCATCCCCGTTCCCACGCACTTCGGCGAAGAACCGCTCATGGATCCCATCGAGATCGCGAACTCCATGGCGTTCATCGCCAGCCCCGAGGCCAGCGGCATCAACGGGGTGGTCCTGTTCGTGGACGGCGGCACCGACGCCCTGCTCAATTCCGAGAAAGTCTACTAG
- a CDS encoding RnfABCDGE type electron transport complex subunit D, with protein MEPTEKRPLILSTAPHVFDGITTQKVMLNVLIALVPTLIASFVIFGWQALLVTAVTTLACVLFEYLWCRLRKTPQTVGDLSAVVTGLLLAFNLPSTIPLYMAVIGSFVAIVVVKELFGGIGRNFANPAIVARIVLSVSFTAAMTNYAAPQGFLPGAAAVDAVSSATPLAPGAAQLPFMDLLFGVHPGVLGETCGAAILLGLIWLLATRTITFTIPGVYVGTVIVLSLLTGHDVSTQVFSGGLLLGAVFMATDYVGSPTSFKGQLIFGVGLGLITCLIRFWGNMNEGVAYSILLMNLVVPYIDSLTATTPLGGAKKRRFARARKEGGEQ; from the coding sequence ATGGAACCTACGGAGAAACGACCGCTCATCCTCTCGACGGCGCCGCACGTGTTCGACGGCATCACCACGCAGAAGGTGATGCTGAACGTACTGATTGCGCTCGTGCCCACGCTGATCGCCTCGTTCGTGATCTTCGGCTGGCAGGCGTTGCTGGTGACCGCCGTCACGACGCTCGCCTGCGTGCTGTTCGAATACCTGTGGTGCCGGCTGCGCAAGACCCCCCAGACGGTGGGCGACCTGTCCGCCGTGGTCACCGGCCTGCTGCTGGCGTTTAACCTGCCCTCCACCATCCCGCTGTACATGGCGGTGATCGGCTCGTTCGTGGCCATCGTCGTGGTGAAGGAGCTGTTCGGCGGCATCGGGCGCAACTTCGCGAACCCGGCCATCGTGGCCCGCATCGTGCTGTCGGTATCGTTCACCGCGGCCATGACGAACTACGCGGCGCCGCAGGGCTTCCTGCCCGGCGCGGCCGCCGTCGACGCCGTGAGCTCGGCCACCCCGCTGGCCCCGGGCGCCGCGCAGCTGCCGTTCATGGACCTGCTGTTCGGCGTGCATCCCGGCGTGCTGGGCGAGACGTGCGGCGCGGCCATCCTGCTGGGCCTCATCTGGCTGTTGGCCACGCGCACCATCACGTTCACCATCCCGGGCGTGTACGTGGGCACGGTGATCGTGCTCAGCCTGCTCACCGGCCACGACGTGTCTACCCAGGTGTTCTCGGGCGGCCTGCTTTTGGGCGCCGTATTCATGGCCACCGACTACGTGGGGTCGCCCACGTCGTTCAAGGGGCAGCTCATCTTCGGCGTCGGGCTGGGGCTCATCACGTGCCTCATCCGCTTCTGGGGCAACATGAACGAGGGCGTGGCGTACTCCATCCTGCTCATGAACCTCGTGGTGCCCTACATCGACTCGCTCACGGCCACCACGCCGCTCGGCGGCGCGAAGAAGCGCCGCTTCGCCCGCGCAAGGAAGGAAGGAGGCGAACAATGA
- a CDS encoding FMN-binding protein — protein sequence MTATASAEKASLWSSVLKPAVVLVVICTIVGFLLGTVNNLTLPTIMANREARAWATYSSLIPEASDFVALECDVPGVTACMEAADDRGFAITAQAKGYSSQVPMAVAFDDEGVITNVIGMDNTETPGLGTKVKDAAFTDQFIGRAAEPMTLDDIDAITGATISSKAALAALNEAIEAYQTTAGDASAPTAASTEKGAA from the coding sequence ATGACCGCTACCGCATCCGCCGAAAAGGCCTCCCTGTGGAGCAGCGTCCTGAAGCCGGCCGTCGTCCTCGTGGTGATCTGCACCATCGTGGGATTTCTGCTGGGAACCGTCAACAACCTCACGTTGCCCACCATCATGGCGAACCGTGAGGCGCGCGCCTGGGCCACGTACTCGTCCCTCATCCCCGAGGCGTCCGACTTCGTCGCGCTCGAATGCGACGTGCCCGGCGTGACGGCCTGCATGGAGGCGGCCGACGACCGGGGCTTCGCCATCACCGCGCAGGCGAAGGGGTACTCGAGCCAGGTGCCGATGGCCGTCGCCTTCGACGACGAGGGCGTCATCACGAACGTCATCGGCATGGACAACACCGAGACGCCCGGCCTGGGCACGAAAGTGAAGGACGCCGCGTTCACCGACCAGTTCATCGGGCGCGCCGCCGAGCCGATGACCCTCGACGACATCGACGCCATCACGGGCGCCACCATCTCGTCGAAGGCCGCGCTCGCCGCGCTCAACGAGGCCATCGAAGCCTACCAGACCACGGCTGGCGACGCCTCCGCGCCCACCGCCGCCTCGACGGAGAAGGGAGCCGCATGA
- a CDS encoding RnfABCDGE type electron transport complex subunit B, which translates to MDTIVWTVVLMAAVGLVGSVLLLIVSKKLAIGEDERLTYLTSILPGVNCGSCGYAGCEQYAKAMMAGTPPNACTAGGDRVAAELAAFLGVESTGVVQREAFVACQGSLDHIDPQLVFKGVPSCRVFSTLSYSSLSCPFGCLGFGDCAQACPFDAIVVKNGVARIDTAACTGCGTCAKICPRGIISLVDQASAPTASVVTCKNTMPGAKTRKVCSVGCIGCQKCAKACPTSSITVENNLARIDAATCIGCGTCVETCPTHAIGKLVFQ; encoded by the coding sequence ATGGACACCATCGTTTGGACCGTCGTGCTCATGGCCGCCGTCGGCCTCGTCGGGTCGGTGCTGCTGCTGATCGTCTCGAAGAAGCTGGCCATCGGCGAAGACGAGCGCCTCACCTACCTCACGAGCATCCTGCCGGGCGTCAACTGCGGCTCGTGCGGCTACGCCGGCTGCGAGCAGTACGCGAAGGCCATGATGGCGGGCACCCCGCCGAACGCCTGCACGGCCGGCGGCGACCGCGTGGCGGCCGAGCTGGCGGCGTTTCTGGGCGTGGAGTCCACCGGCGTGGTGCAGCGCGAGGCGTTCGTGGCCTGCCAGGGGTCGCTCGACCACATCGACCCGCAGCTCGTGTTCAAGGGCGTGCCCAGCTGCCGCGTGTTCAGCACGCTGTCGTACAGCAGCCTATCGTGCCCGTTCGGGTGCCTCGGGTTCGGCGACTGCGCCCAGGCCTGCCCGTTCGACGCCATCGTCGTGAAGAACGGCGTGGCGCGCATCGACACGGCCGCCTGCACCGGGTGCGGCACCTGCGCGAAGATCTGCCCGCGCGGCATCATCTCGCTGGTGGACCAGGCTTCCGCGCCCACCGCGTCGGTGGTGACGTGCAAGAACACCATGCCGGGCGCGAAGACGCGCAAGGTATGCAGCGTGGGCTGCATCGGCTGCCAGAAGTGCGCGAAGGCATGCCCCACCTCCTCGATCACCGTGGAGAACAACCTCGCGCGCATCGACGCGGCCACGTGCATCGGCTGCGGCACCTGCGTCGAGACGTGCCCGACCCACGCCATCGGCAAGCTCGTGTTCCAATGA